The following proteins come from a genomic window of Acetivibrio cellulolyticus CD2:
- the fabV gene encoding enoyl-ACP reductase FabV — protein sequence MIITPKFRGFICTTSHPVGCEYNVRQQVEYVKKQKKINGAKKVLVIGASTGYGLSSRIAAAFGCGAATIGLFFEKPASGNRTASAGWYNSAAFEKIAKEEGIYAKSINGDAFSNEIKQQTIELIKKDLGKVDLVIYSLASPRRTHPDTGEIFNSVIKPIGPAYTSKTVNFHTGKVENITIESANEDEIRQTVAVMGGEDWDMWMDALKKADVLAENAITLAYSYVGPEMTHAVYREGTIGRAKDDLEATAYKITDKLKDIGGKAYVSINKAVVTQASAAIPVISLYVSILFKIMKSKNTHEGCIEQMYRMLEDRVYSGDMKLDSKGRICMDDWEMAKDVQAEVAKVWDKANDDNINDISDVEGYRTEFFKLFGFGFDAVEYSEDVDIEVMVESIK from the coding sequence ATGATTATAACACCAAAATTCCGTGGGTTTATTTGTACAACATCACATCCTGTAGGTTGTGAATATAATGTCAGACAGCAAGTGGAGTACGTTAAAAAACAAAAGAAAATTAATGGGGCAAAAAAAGTACTAGTTATAGGTGCTTCAACAGGATATGGTCTATCATCAAGAATAGCGGCGGCCTTTGGCTGTGGTGCTGCTACAATTGGTCTGTTTTTTGAAAAGCCTGCATCTGGAAACAGAACAGCTTCAGCAGGGTGGTACAATTCAGCGGCTTTTGAGAAGATTGCAAAAGAAGAGGGGATATATGCTAAAAGTATAAATGGTGACGCTTTCTCAAATGAAATTAAGCAGCAAACTATTGAATTAATTAAAAAAGACCTTGGTAAGGTTGATTTGGTTATTTACAGTTTGGCATCACCAAGGAGAACTCATCCGGATACAGGAGAAATATTTAATTCTGTTATTAAGCCAATAGGACCTGCATATACTTCAAAGACAGTGAATTTCCATACTGGAAAAGTTGAAAATATCACTATTGAGTCTGCTAATGAAGATGAAATCAGACAGACTGTTGCTGTGATGGGCGGGGAAGACTGGGATATGTGGATGGATGCGCTTAAAAAAGCTGATGTTTTGGCTGAAAATGCTATAACATTGGCATATTCATACGTCGGTCCTGAAATGACACATGCTGTCTATAGAGAGGGAACCATAGGAAGGGCAAAAGATGATCTTGAGGCTACAGCATATAAAATTACTGATAAATTAAAAGATATTGGCGGCAAGGCATATGTATCTATAAATAAAGCTGTTGTAACACAAGCCAGTGCTGCTATACCTGTAATTTCACTTTATGTAAGTATTCTTTTCAAAATAATGAAGAGTAAAAATACCCATGAGGGCTGCATAGAGCAGATGTACCGAATGCTTGAAGATAGAGTATATTCAGGTGATATGAAGCTGGATAGTAAAGGGAGAATCTGCATGGACGATTGGGAAATGGCAAAGGATGTTCAAGCTGAAGTAGCCAAAGTATGGGATAAGGCAAATGATGATAACATTAATGATATTTCTGATGTAGAAGGCTATAGAACAGAGTTTTTTAAGCTTTTTGGATTTGGATTTGATGCTGTTGAATATAGTGAAGATGTGGATATAGAAGTTATGGTTGAAAGTATTAAATAA
- a CDS encoding response regulator transcription factor, whose amino-acid sequence MPQILIVEDDVALSNGIVLAMKKEGFEFIQCFDKKSAEKEFACQKFDLIILDINLPDGSGLDFCQIVRNSSDVPVIFLTANDMEIDVVTGFEIGANDYITKPFSLAILRARILAQLRKPTEKTKSGKYTVNGIYFDFDAMLFTKNGKEIELSKTEQKLLRILLENRGNILTRDTLIDRVWSDGADFVNENALSVTIRRLRNKLEDDPSQPVYIQTVYGMGYTWKVKSDV is encoded by the coding sequence ATGCCCCAAATCTTAATTGTTGAAGATGATGTTGCTCTCAGTAACGGTATTGTCCTTGCAATGAAAAAGGAAGGCTTCGAGTTTATTCAATGTTTTGACAAAAAGTCAGCAGAGAAAGAATTTGCCTGTCAGAAATTTGACCTTATTATATTGGACATAAACCTGCCCGATGGAAGTGGTCTCGACTTTTGCCAAATAGTACGCAATAGTTCAGATGTGCCTGTTATCTTTCTGACAGCAAACGATATGGAAATAGATGTTGTAACGGGCTTTGAAATAGGAGCAAATGACTATATTACCAAACCATTCAGCCTTGCAATTCTTCGGGCAAGAATATTGGCACAACTACGAAAACCCACTGAAAAAACGAAGAGTGGTAAATATACAGTAAATGGAATTTACTTTGATTTTGATGCTATGTTGTTTACAAAAAACGGCAAGGAGATTGAGCTGAGTAAGACTGAGCAAAAACTGCTCCGTATTCTGCTGGAAAATCGGGGAAACATTCTTACTCGTGATACCCTTATAGACAGAGTGTGGAGTGATGGGGCGGATTTTGTAAACGAAAATGCCCTCTCTGTCACAATTCGAAGGTTACGGAACAAACTCGAGGATGATCCGTCTCAACCTGTATATATTCAAACAGTATATGGCATGGGCTATACATGGAAGGTGAAATCAGATGTATAA
- a CDS encoding sensor histidine kinase, whose translation MYNVVSYNGLQAVLMILIFAAGVLIGATVFVVINRIRSQRLLKRLEKIIDNVTLGSFNEETFDESILSALESKLKREFGILSSNQKALFEERNKIKTLISDISHQTKTPISNILLYINLLSEESLTEDQKRLVSEVERQSDKLSFLIQSLVKMSRMETGIISVKPQKCSVKKLIEECAANLSPKVSAKQITISQSCNDIEAVFDHKWTCEAVMNILDNAVKYTSESGKVIISATAYEMFVRIDICDNGMGISEDEQAKIFQRFYRSPQVHSEEGVGIGLYLAREIICAQGGYIKVDSKVGRGSTFSVFLPHG comes from the coding sequence ATGTATAATGTTGTATCGTATAATGGATTGCAAGCTGTTTTAATGATTTTGATTTTTGCAGCCGGAGTATTAATTGGTGCAACTGTCTTTGTAGTTATCAATCGTATTCGGTCACAAAGGCTGCTTAAGAGGTTGGAGAAGATCATTGACAACGTTACTTTAGGCAGTTTTAATGAGGAAACCTTCGATGAATCCATTCTGTCGGCACTTGAATCAAAGCTAAAACGAGAGTTTGGCATCTTAAGCAGCAACCAAAAAGCACTTTTTGAAGAGCGAAATAAGATCAAGACGCTCATATCAGATATTTCTCACCAAACCAAGACTCCAATTTCGAATATTCTGCTATATATTAACCTGCTCTCGGAGGAAAGCTTGACTGAGGATCAAAAAAGGCTTGTCAGCGAGGTTGAAAGACAATCGGATAAATTGAGTTTTCTTATTCAGTCACTGGTCAAAATGTCACGCATGGAAACGGGCATTATATCGGTAAAGCCTCAAAAATGTTCAGTCAAAAAGCTTATTGAGGAGTGCGCAGCAAACCTTTCCCCAAAGGTGTCAGCAAAGCAGATTACTATAAGCCAAAGCTGTAATGATATTGAGGCTGTGTTTGACCATAAATGGACTTGTGAAGCAGTGATGAATATTCTGGATAATGCCGTAAAATATACATCTGAAAGCGGTAAAGTAATAATTTCAGCAACTGCATATGAGATGTTTGTACGAATAGATATTTGTGATAATGGAATGGGAATATCAGAAGATGAACAGGCAAAGATATTTCAAAGGTTTTACCGCTCGCCTCAGGTTCACAGTGAGGAGGGTGTTGGTATTGGATTGTACCTCGCAAGAGAGATTATCTGTGCACAAGGAGGATACATTAAAGTAGACTCAAAGGTTGGAAGGGGTTCTACATTTTCTGTATTTCTTCCGCACGGTTAG
- a CDS encoding ABC transporter permease yields the protein MRFYGLLKTIGTTKKQIKRILLVQALKMSAIGIPAGLVFGFLLGKILLPLILKGSSTIVATVSINPVIFIGSAIFALFTVYISCRKPAKTASYISPVEAVKYNGVSSNIHSRSNRAKNGTNGGKLHKMAFSNLGRNKKRTFITVVSISLSLVLLNTVYTLTGSFNMDKFVSKFIHVDFQVAHAAYYKYKFSAETPVSKTMISAIEGQKSFDRGGVIYNIPQMMIISKYDGNVEYEAGKIHLPDGSSFTSADIYAMEDFVLENLEIVKGRYDKEKFRTGKFLLLGLNDDDNGNIMYDKALYKIGEKVKLKAFQDASSTNFDDAKEYEVMGYYRMRPTNCSRCYGTVTFAMPLEELRTYDKNPIPMTYICNAKAGKEDELEAFIKSYTESVEIQMSYNSRETYKKEFEDLQNTILSVGGVLCLIIGIIGILNFINSVFTSIITRRREFAMMESVGMTKRQLRKMIIYEGLYCGFYTIAVSFILTIIFTLGVLSQLSKAVWFMSYKFELLPLLISYPVLLILSALIPYLAFIGVDKQSVVERLRIAE from the coding sequence ATCCGATTTTATGGCCTTCTAAAGACTATAGGTACAACAAAAAAGCAAATAAAGAGAATACTTCTGGTACAAGCACTAAAAATGTCCGCAATAGGAATTCCAGCTGGTTTGGTATTTGGGTTTTTATTGGGAAAAATCCTGCTGCCTTTAATTTTAAAAGGTTCGAGTACAATCGTTGCAACAGTTTCTATTAATCCTGTTATTTTTATTGGCTCAGCAATATTTGCACTGTTTACTGTATATATCAGCTGTAGAAAACCTGCAAAAACAGCATCATATATTTCGCCTGTTGAAGCTGTAAAATACAACGGTGTGAGTAGTAATATTCATAGCAGATCGAACAGAGCAAAAAATGGAACTAATGGCGGTAAGCTACATAAAATGGCCTTTTCAAACCTTGGAAGAAACAAGAAGAGGACTTTTATTACAGTGGTTTCTATTTCTTTGAGTTTAGTTTTACTTAATACAGTGTATACTCTTACAGGAAGTTTTAATATGGATAAGTTTGTCAGCAAATTTATCCATGTTGACTTTCAGGTTGCTCATGCTGCATATTACAAATATAAATTTAGCGCCGAGACTCCAGTTTCGAAGACAATGATTTCTGCTATTGAAGGGCAGAAAAGCTTTGACAGAGGCGGGGTGATTTATAATATTCCTCAGATGATGATTATATCAAAATATGATGGAAATGTTGAATACGAGGCTGGCAAAATACACTTACCTGATGGTTCTTCTTTTACTTCTGCAGATATTTATGCAATGGAGGATTTTGTACTTGAAAACCTTGAAATCGTGAAGGGAAGGTATGATAAAGAAAAATTCAGAACCGGAAAATTCCTGCTTCTTGGTCTAAACGATGATGATAACGGAAATATCATGTATGATAAAGCTTTATATAAGATTGGAGAAAAGGTAAAGTTAAAAGCTTTTCAGGATGCTTCAAGTACGAACTTTGATGATGCAAAGGAATACGAGGTTATGGGGTATTACCGTATGCGACCTACAAATTGCAGCCGTTGTTATGGAACCGTTACGTTCGCCATGCCGCTTGAAGAATTACGTACCTACGATAAAAATCCTATACCTATGACTTACATTTGCAATGCAAAGGCTGGTAAAGAGGATGAACTTGAAGCATTTATAAAGTCTTACACAGAATCTGTGGAGATTCAAATGTCGTACAATTCCCGTGAAACATATAAAAAGGAATTTGAAGATTTGCAAAATACGATACTTTCCGTAGGCGGAGTGCTTTGCCTGATAATCGGAATTATAGGAATATTAAACTTTATAAACTCGGTATTCACAAGCATTATCACGCGGCGGAGGGAGTTTGCAATGATGGAAAGCGTGGGTATGACAAAGAGGCAGCTCAGAAAGATGATTATATATGAAGGCCTATATTGTGGTTTTTATACTATAGCTGTTTCATTCATCTTAACAATAATATTCACTTTAGGTGTTCTTTCGCAGCTTTCAAAAGCGGTTTGGTTTATGAGCTATAAGTTTGAATTACTGCCATTGCTTATTTCATATCCTGTATTGCTTATTTTATCGGCATTAATTCCGTATCTGGCATTTATAGGAGTAGACAAACAGAGTGTTGTGGAACGACTGAGGATTGCAGAGTGA
- the fusA gene encoding elongation factor G: MKDFTSDKIRNVCLISHGGAGKTTLTEAMLFNSGVLERFGRVEDGTTTSDFDPEEIKRKNSISTSVCTCEWKDHKINVIDTPGYFDFVGEVKQGIRVADSAIIVVPAKSGVAVGTEKAWAYANERNIPRMFFVNGMDDENEDFYKVLDQLISTFGKNVVAFEIPITEGGKFIGFINLVTMTAMKFDKDKLVDIDIPANLKDKVEEIRNSLKEAVAETSEELMSKFFDGIEFTEEEFAKGLHEGIKDESLVPVFCGSALTNQGIKILMDSIIHLMPSPIESGVVKATKQGSDAIVELKADQSSPLSALVFKTIADPFVGKISMMRVFSGVLKSDSTVYDAATDKAEKISQLFVLRGKKQIPVTMLVAGDIGAVAKLQSVNTNDTLCSQSNAVVLDKIEFPEPVISMAVEPKTKGDEEKIGTGFHRLQDEDPTFKVLLNTETHQTIISGIGEIHLDVVVSKLKAKFGVSVNLTDPIVPYRETIKKKVKVEGKHKKQSGGHGQYGHVWIEFEPGQNEGLTFEEKIFGGSVPRQYFPAVEKGLQESIKKGVLAGYPVVNLKATLVDGSYHAVDSSEMAFKIAAHLAYKKGLEQASPVLLEPIAHVEVYVPDSYMGEIIGDLNKRRGRVMGMNPQDGGIQQVLAEVPQAEMFKYATDLTSMTQGRGRFKLWFERYEEAPPNVSQKVIEESKHRLEETEFE; this comes from the coding sequence ATGAAAGACTTTACTTCTGACAAAATCAGAAATGTCTGCCTGATCTCGCATGGAGGGGCGGGTAAGACAACCCTTACTGAAGCGATGCTGTTTAATTCAGGCGTTTTGGAAAGGTTTGGACGGGTTGAAGATGGAACAACTACATCGGACTTTGACCCTGAAGAAATAAAGCGAAAGAATTCTATTAGCACATCTGTCTGTACTTGTGAATGGAAAGATCACAAGATCAATGTAATTGACACTCCCGGGTATTTCGATTTTGTAGGAGAAGTTAAGCAAGGTATTAGAGTTGCTGACAGTGCAATTATTGTGGTGCCAGCCAAAAGTGGTGTGGCAGTCGGAACCGAAAAAGCATGGGCATATGCAAATGAAAGAAACATCCCCAGAATGTTTTTTGTAAATGGTATGGATGATGAAAATGAAGACTTCTATAAAGTGTTGGATCAGTTGATCAGCACGTTTGGAAAAAATGTTGTAGCTTTTGAAATACCGATAACAGAAGGTGGAAAATTTATAGGCTTTATAAATCTTGTTACGATGACAGCAATGAAATTTGATAAGGATAAATTGGTAGATATAGATATTCCGGCTAATTTGAAGGATAAAGTTGAAGAAATAAGGAACTCACTAAAAGAGGCTGTCGCAGAGACAAGTGAAGAGCTGATGAGCAAATTTTTTGACGGAATTGAATTTACGGAAGAAGAGTTTGCCAAAGGGCTGCATGAGGGAATAAAGGATGAATCTTTGGTGCCGGTTTTCTGTGGATCAGCATTAACAAATCAAGGCATAAAGATTCTTATGGATTCAATAATACACCTGATGCCTTCGCCGATTGAGTCTGGAGTGGTTAAAGCTACTAAACAGGGAAGTGATGCGATTGTTGAGTTGAAAGCAGATCAGAGTTCGCCGCTTTCTGCTCTGGTATTTAAGACTATAGCAGACCCGTTTGTTGGTAAGATTTCAATGATGAGGGTATTTTCCGGAGTGTTGAAATCTGATTCTACAGTATATGACGCAGCTACTGATAAAGCTGAGAAGATATCACAATTGTTCGTGTTAAGAGGGAAAAAACAAATTCCGGTAACTATGCTTGTAGCTGGTGATATAGGAGCAGTTGCAAAGCTTCAAAGTGTTAATACAAATGATACATTGTGCAGTCAGTCAAATGCAGTAGTATTGGATAAAATTGAGTTTCCAGAGCCTGTTATATCAATGGCTGTTGAACCGAAGACCAAGGGAGACGAGGAGAAAATCGGTACCGGTTTCCATAGGCTTCAAGATGAAGATCCTACCTTTAAGGTTTTATTAAATACAGAAACGCATCAAACTATTATTTCAGGAATAGGCGAAATACACTTGGATGTAGTTGTAAGCAAACTTAAAGCAAAGTTTGGTGTATCGGTTAATCTTACAGACCCCATAGTTCCATATAGAGAGACAATTAAAAAGAAGGTTAAAGTTGAAGGAAAGCATAAAAAGCAATCGGGTGGACATGGCCAATATGGACATGTGTGGATTGAATTTGAACCTGGCCAAAATGAGGGTTTGACTTTTGAAGAAAAGATATTTGGAGGTTCGGTGCCGCGACAGTATTTCCCGGCTGTAGAGAAAGGTCTTCAGGAAAGTATTAAAAAAGGAGTTCTGGCAGGTTATCCGGTTGTTAACCTCAAAGCAACCCTTGTTGATGGATCTTATCATGCTGTTGACTCCTCTGAAATGGCATTTAAGATTGCTGCCCATTTAGCTTATAAGAAGGGTTTAGAACAAGCATCACCTGTGTTGCTCGAACCTATAGCACATGTTGAAGTTTATGTACCTGATAGTTACATGGGTGAAATTATAGGAGACCTCAATAAGAGAAGAGGAAGAGTTATGGGGATGAACCCGCAGGATGGAGGCATCCAACAGGTCTTAGCAGAAGTTCCGCAGGCAGAAATGTTTAAGTATGCCACAGATTTGACTTCTATGACTCAAGGAAGGGGCAGATTCAAATTATGGTTTGAACGCTATGAAGAAGCGCCGCCTAATGTAAGTCAGAAAGTAATTGAAGAATCCAAGCACAGATTGGAAGAAACTGAATTCGAATAA
- the aroF gene encoding 3-deoxy-7-phosphoheptulonate synthase codes for MIIVMKPSSKDNDIQEISKILSSLGLGVHISKGSERTIIGIIGDKRKLNDVPLELMSGVEKLVPIVESYKLAGKTFKPESSIVEVNGVKIGGKELVIMAGPCAVESHDQIISAAVAVKKSGAQFLRGGAFKPRTSPYAFQGLEEEGLKLLKEAKDATGLNIITEVTSEKAVEIADKYVDMFQIGARNVQNFQLLREIGKSKKPVLFKRGSATTIDEWLNAAEYIMNEGNYNVVLCERGIRTFETATRNTLDISAVPVVKNMSHLPIIVDPSHAAGKTQYILPLSKAAIAAGADGLIIEVHPNPKCALSDAAQQLTPEDFDDLCKDIAKIAEILGREFKHGG; via the coding sequence ATGATTATTGTAATGAAACCTAGTTCTAAGGATAATGATATACAGGAAATCTCAAAAATTCTTAGTTCTCTTGGTCTTGGGGTACATATTTCAAAAGGCTCCGAAAGAACTATTATAGGTATAATAGGTGATAAAAGGAAGTTGAATGATGTTCCTTTAGAGTTAATGTCTGGTGTTGAAAAACTTGTTCCTATAGTGGAATCATATAAATTGGCTGGCAAAACTTTTAAGCCTGAATCAAGTATTGTTGAAGTCAATGGTGTTAAAATCGGCGGCAAGGAATTGGTCATAATGGCAGGACCTTGTGCAGTTGAAAGTCATGATCAGATTATATCTGCTGCTGTTGCTGTAAAAAAGTCAGGTGCTCAATTCTTGCGGGGCGGCGCATTCAAACCCAGAACTTCTCCATATGCCTTCCAAGGGCTTGAAGAAGAAGGCCTCAAACTATTGAAGGAAGCAAAGGATGCAACCGGCCTCAACATAATAACTGAAGTTACCAGTGAAAAAGCTGTTGAGATTGCAGATAAATATGTTGACATGTTCCAGATAGGTGCTAGAAACGTTCAGAATTTCCAACTGCTAAGAGAGATTGGAAAATCAAAAAAACCTGTTTTGTTTAAGCGCGGTTCAGCTACTACTATTGACGAATGGTTGAACGCTGCTGAATATATTATGAATGAAGGTAATTATAATGTAGTTCTTTGCGAAAGAGGTATTAGAACCTTTGAAACTGCAACAAGGAACACATTAGATATAAGTGCGGTTCCTGTAGTAAAAAACATGAGCCATTTGCCTATAATTGTAGATCCAAGCCATGCAGCCGGCAAAACTCAATATATACTTCCTCTTTCAAAAGCAGCTATAGCTGCAGGAGCTGATGGTTTGATAATTGAAGTTCATCCAAACCCTAAATGTGCATTATCAGATGCAGCACAACAGTTAACACCTGAAGATTTTGACGATTTGTGTAAAGATATTGCTAAAATTGCCGAAATATTAGGAAGAGAGTTTAAACATGGCGGTTAA
- a CDS encoding prephenate dehydrogenase, translating into MAVKKVTVIGLGLIGGSLAKALKERLDITDITAVDISNQSLDQALKEGYVSHGYTELNDDVYNSDLIFVCTPVKNAIEYIKKLAKKVGPDCLITDVASTKSEIVNFVNSMDNPPRFIGGHPMAGTEKSGFMSSLSHLFENAYYILTPAKSTQNTDIETMRDIINHIGGLPVVIDAEDHDFVTATISHVPHIIASALVNLVGKSDYPDGKMQTLAAGGFKDITRIASSSPEMWENVVLSNKQKIKGVLDTFVETLYEFKQRMDDNDSKGINNYFSTAKELRDSIPDNRKGLLISLYEVIVDVVDKPGIIGEIATILGNNGINIKNINVSNSREFEQGCLRITLPDSESVKSAVGLLSNQGYKVYKI; encoded by the coding sequence ATGGCGGTTAAAAAGGTTACAGTTATTGGACTTGGGCTTATAGGTGGCTCACTGGCAAAAGCACTAAAGGAACGTTTGGATATTACTGACATCACAGCTGTCGATATAAGTAATCAAAGCTTAGATCAGGCATTGAAAGAAGGGTATGTATCACATGGGTACACAGAGCTAAATGATGATGTATATAATTCAGACCTAATTTTCGTTTGTACCCCGGTAAAAAATGCTATTGAATATATAAAGAAACTTGCCAAAAAAGTTGGACCTGATTGCCTAATAACTGATGTTGCAAGTACTAAGTCGGAGATTGTAAATTTTGTGAATTCAATGGATAATCCTCCCCGCTTTATAGGTGGACATCCAATGGCAGGTACTGAAAAATCTGGTTTTATGTCAAGTTTGTCACATTTGTTTGAGAATGCATATTATATTCTAACACCGGCTAAGAGTACGCAGAACACTGATATTGAAACTATGCGCGATATAATAAACCACATAGGAGGACTTCCCGTAGTAATAGATGCAGAAGATCATGATTTTGTAACAGCCACAATAAGTCATGTTCCCCATATTATTGCATCAGCATTAGTAAACCTGGTTGGAAAATCAGACTATCCTGATGGTAAGATGCAAACCTTAGCTGCAGGTGGATTTAAAGATATAACGCGAATTGCATCCTCAAGTCCTGAAATGTGGGAAAATGTAGTATTGAGCAACAAGCAAAAAATTAAAGGAGTTTTAGATACCTTTGTTGAAACATTATATGAATTTAAACAGCGTATGGATGATAATGACTCCAAAGGTATAAACAACTATTTTAGCACAGCCAAAGAACTACGCGACTCTATACCGGATAATAGAAAAGGACTGCTTATTTCTCTATACGAAGTCATAGTTGACGTTGTAGACAAACCTGGCATAATTGGTGAGATTGCAACAATACTTGGTAATAACGGAATTAATATAAAAAATATAAATGTTTCAAATAGCAGAGAGTTTGAACAGGGATGCCTAAGAATTACCCTGCCGGATTCTGAAAGTGTAAAAAGTGCTGTTGGGTTACTGTCAAACCAA